The following DNA comes from Mycolicibacterium aromaticivorans JS19b1 = JCM 16368.
CTCGATCACCGCGTCGACATAGCCCCGCTCGGCAGCCACATACGGCGTTGCCATGTCGCGGTTGTACCCCTCGATGAACTGGCGCCTGATCTCCTGAACTTCTGGAGCCTTGGGATCGGGGAACCGCTTCACGATCAGCTGGGCCGCACCTTCGGCACCGATCACCGCGATGCGCGCCGTCGGCCACAAGAAGTTGAAGTCAGCCGTCAGCTGCTTGGACCCCATCACCGCGTACGCGCCGCCGTAGGACTTGCGGATGGTGATGGTCACCTTCGGCACGTCTGCCTCGACGACGGAGTAGAGGAACCGGCCGCCGCGCTTGATGATGCCGTTCTTCTCCTGCTCGACGCCGGGCAGGAAGCCGGGGGTGTCGACGACGAAAACCAGTGGGGTGTTGAATGCGTCGCAGAACCGCACGAACCGCGCGGCCTTGTCGGACGCCTCGTTGTCGATGGCACCGGACATGTGCATCGGCTGGTTGGCGATCACCCCGACCGGGCGGCCGTCGACACGGGCGAAGCCGGTGATGATGGCCTGGCCGGCTTGCGCGGCGACCTCGAGGAAATCCCCGTCGTCGAAGATCCGCAGCAGGATCTCGTGCATGTCATAGGCGGTGTTGTCCGCGTCCGGCACGAGGCTGTCGAGTTCCAGGTCGTGCGGAGTGATCTCCGGCTCCAGGCCGGGATTGATCACCGGGGCATCGTCAAACGTGTTGGCGGGCAAGAACTGCAGGTAGTCGCGGACGTAGGTGAAGGCGTCCTTCTCCGAGTCGACGACCTGGTGGATATTGCCGTACTTGGCCTGGGCGTCGGCGCCGCCGAGCTCATCGAGGGTGACATCCTCGCCGGTGACGTCCTTGATGACGTCCGGGCCCGTGACGA
Coding sequences within:
- a CDS encoding acyl-CoA carboxylase subunit beta, translating into MTTESAPTHHPVTTAEKLAELREKLELAKEPGGEAVAAKRDKRGIPSPRARIHALLDPGSFLEIGALAKTPGDPNALYGDGVVTGHGTINGRPVGVFSHDYTVFGGSVGEMFGRKVSRLMEWVAMVGCPIIGINDSGGARIQDLATSLAWYAELGRRHELLSGLVPQISIILGKCAGGAVYSPIQTDLIVAVRDQGYMFVTGPDVIKDVTGEDVTLDELGGADAQAKYGNIHQVVDSEKDAFTYVRDYLQFLPANTFDDAPVINPGLEPEITPHDLELDSLVPDADNTAYDMHEILLRIFDDGDFLEVAAQAGQAIITGFARVDGRPVGVIANQPMHMSGAIDNEASDKAARFVRFCDAFNTPLVFVVDTPGFLPGVEQEKNGIIKRGGRFLYSVVEADVPKVTITIRKSYGGAYAVMGSKQLTADFNFLWPTARIAVIGAEGAAQLIVKRFPDPKAPEVQEIRRQFIEGYNRDMATPYVAAERGYVDAVIEPHQTRLQLRGAMRILRDKQILRVQRKHGLIPI